The Mycobacterium paragordonae genome includes a region encoding these proteins:
- a CDS encoding LLM class F420-dependent oxidoreductase, translated as MQLGLHALGIGSGADRSVIDAVAAAAEGHGFATLWAGEHVVMVDDSESRYPYSDSGAIAVPAEADWLDPVIALSFAAAASSRIRLATGVLLLPEHNPVIVAKQAASLDRLSGGRLTLGIGVGWSREEFEALGVPFQGRAARTAEYVAAMRTLWREEVASFDGRFVAFDSIRVNPKPVAGQGIPVVVGGNSDAALRRVADWGDGWYGFNLDGVEEVRDRVGRLEKLCIEAGRDRARLRLAVALAAARVDDVGALAELGVDELVLVETPPDSADAVPGWISALADEWKSAL; from the coding sequence ATGCAGCTGGGATTGCATGCGCTGGGGATCGGGTCCGGCGCTGACCGATCGGTGATCGACGCCGTCGCCGCGGCGGCGGAGGGCCACGGGTTCGCCACGTTGTGGGCGGGCGAACACGTCGTGATGGTGGACGACTCCGAGTCCCGCTACCCGTACTCCGACAGCGGCGCGATTGCCGTTCCCGCGGAGGCGGATTGGCTGGACCCGGTGATTGCGCTCAGCTTTGCCGCGGCCGCGTCGTCGCGGATCCGGCTGGCCACCGGTGTGCTGCTGCTACCCGAGCACAACCCGGTGATCGTGGCCAAGCAGGCGGCCAGTCTGGACCGCCTCAGCGGTGGCCGGCTGACACTCGGCATCGGCGTCGGGTGGTCCCGGGAGGAGTTCGAGGCGCTCGGCGTGCCGTTCCAGGGACGCGCCGCGCGCACCGCGGAATACGTCGCCGCGATGCGCACGCTGTGGCGCGAGGAGGTCGCGTCTTTCGACGGACGCTTCGTCGCCTTCGATTCGATTCGGGTGAACCCGAAACCCGTTGCTGGACAGGGAATCCCCGTCGTGGTCGGCGGCAACAGCGACGCTGCGCTGCGCCGGGTCGCTGACTGGGGCGACGGGTGGTACGGGTTCAACCTCGACGGTGTCGAGGAGGTTCGGGACCGGGTCGGGCGACTCGAGAAGCTGTGTATAGAGGCGGGGCGTGACCGGGCGAGGTTGCGGCTGGCGGTAGCCTTGGCTGCAGCCCGGGTAGATGATGTCGGTGCTTTGGCCGAGCTAGGTGTCGACGAGCTGGTACTGGTGGAGACGCCGCCGGACAGCGCCGACGCTGTGCCCGGCTGGATTTCGGCTTTGGCAGACGAATGGAAATCCGCGCTATGA
- a CDS encoding GNAT family N-acetyltransferase translates to MKLLPRELADLPDEIRRVPAPPTPEVPSPYACRLADPDTDAELIAEWMSDPRLVRNWGQPWSASQWRECLRAQLAGDYCRPFIGSIDGVDHGYVELYRAAKDLVSTQYECDPSDLGVRLAMADLKVLSQGVVLLLLPHFVASVFNADPQCRRIMFDPEHRNAPLREFCEKGGCVFLCEHDSLDQRRALYVLPRTLDDIPRLRESQ, encoded by the coding sequence ATGAAGCTGTTACCGCGAGAACTGGCCGATCTTCCGGACGAGATTCGCCGCGTGCCGGCGCCCCCGACGCCCGAGGTGCCGTCACCCTATGCCTGCCGGCTGGCTGATCCCGATACCGATGCCGAACTGATCGCCGAATGGATGAGCGATCCGCGATTGGTGCGCAACTGGGGCCAGCCCTGGTCGGCGTCCCAGTGGCGCGAGTGTCTGCGCGCACAACTCGCCGGCGACTATTGCCGGCCGTTCATCGGCAGCATCGACGGGGTGGATCACGGCTATGTCGAGTTATATCGGGCCGCAAAAGATCTGGTCTCGACCCAATACGAGTGTGACCCTTCGGATCTGGGAGTTCGGCTGGCAATGGCCGATCTGAAAGTCTTGAGTCAGGGCGTGGTGCTGTTGCTGCTGCCGCACTTCGTGGCCAGTGTCTTCAATGCCGACCCGCAGTGCCGCCGGATCATGTTCGACCCAGAACATCGCAATGCGCCGCTGCGGGAGTTCTGCGAGAAGGGCGGTTGCGTCTTTTTGTGCGAACACGACAGCCTGGATCAGCGCCGTGCGCTCTACGTGCTGCCTCGCACGCTGGATGACATACCGCGCCTGCGGGAGTCTCAATAG
- a CDS encoding DUF190 domain-containing protein, giving the protein MSEKSLKLTAYFGERQRALGNPRRFLADEMLDLFGARSVATSVMMRGVASFGPTGGLHSDVSLSLSEDPPVTIVAVDVESKIRGLVNDVTEITGHGLVTLERARLITRDSGTDALSEIDSRTGDAAKLTIYVGRQVRVAGKAAHLAVCEVLYRHGFAGATVLLGVDGTAYGQRQRARFFGRNVNVPQMIIGIGLPPQVSAAAAELATLLPNPLLTIERVRLCKRDGELFARPQELPPTDSQGRTLWQKLMVHTADGDHDDGQPIHRAIVQQLMRARTARGATVLRGTWGFHGDHKPHGDRLFQLVRKVPLMTIVVDTPDAIARSFTIIDELTARHGLVTSEMVPAAMSLDGTPRVPETPLAEYDY; this is encoded by the coding sequence ATGAGCGAGAAGAGCCTGAAGCTGACCGCCTACTTCGGCGAGCGGCAGCGCGCCCTCGGCAACCCCCGACGATTCCTGGCCGACGAAATGCTGGACCTCTTCGGTGCCCGCAGCGTGGCGACCAGCGTGATGATGCGGGGAGTCGCGAGTTTCGGCCCCACCGGTGGTCTGCACAGCGACGTTTCGCTCAGCCTTTCCGAGGATCCGCCAGTGACGATCGTCGCCGTCGACGTCGAATCCAAGATTCGCGGTCTCGTGAACGACGTCACCGAAATCACCGGCCACGGGTTGGTGACGCTGGAACGTGCGCGCCTGATCACCCGCGACAGCGGCACCGATGCGCTCAGTGAAATCGACAGCCGCACCGGCGACGCCGCCAAGCTGACCATCTACGTGGGCCGGCAGGTGCGCGTCGCCGGCAAGGCGGCCCACCTGGCCGTCTGTGAGGTGCTGTACCGCCACGGATTCGCCGGAGCCACAGTACTTCTCGGCGTGGACGGCACCGCGTACGGTCAGCGCCAGCGGGCCAGGTTCTTCGGCCGCAACGTCAACGTGCCGCAGATGATCATCGGCATCGGCCTGCCCCCGCAGGTGTCGGCCGCGGCCGCCGAACTGGCCACCCTGTTGCCCAACCCACTGCTGACCATCGAGCGGGTCCGGCTGTGCAAACGCGACGGCGAATTGTTCGCCCGCCCGCAGGAGCTACCACCCACCGACAGCCAGGGACGCACACTGTGGCAGAAGCTGATGGTGCACACCGCCGACGGCGACCACGATGACGGCCAGCCGATCCACCGAGCGATCGTGCAACAACTGATGCGCGCCCGAACGGCAAGGGGTGCGACCGTGCTGCGTGGCACCTGGGGCTTTCACGGCGACCATAAACCACACGGGGACAGGCTGTTTCAGCTCGTTCGCAAGGTGCCGTTGATGACCATCGTGGTCGACACCCCCGACGCGATCGCCCGCAGCTTCACCATCATCGACGAGTTGACGGCCCGCCACGGGCTGGTCACCAGCGAGATGGTGCCGGCGGCCATGTCACTGGACGGCACGCCGCGAGTGCCCGAGACACCGCTGGCCGAATACGACTATTGA
- the crcB gene encoding fluoride efflux transporter CrcB — protein sequence MTTVLVWLGVMLIGGIGSVTRFLVDRTVARRVGRPFPYGTLTVNITGAALLGFLTSLALPKDVSLLIGTAFVGAYTTFSTWMLETQRLSEERQMLAAFANIAVSVLLGLGAVLLGQRIAGLV from the coding sequence ATGACGACGGTCCTGGTCTGGCTCGGTGTCATGCTGATCGGCGGCATCGGATCGGTGACGCGGTTCCTGGTGGATCGCACGGTGGCCCGGCGGGTGGGCCGCCCGTTCCCGTACGGCACGCTGACCGTCAACATCACCGGCGCGGCCCTGCTGGGTTTCCTGACCAGCCTGGCCCTGCCTAAGGACGTGTCCCTGCTGATCGGCACCGCGTTCGTCGGCGCCTACACCACGTTCTCCACCTGGATGCTGGAAACTCAGCGCCTCAGCGAGGAGCGCCAGATGCTGGCCGCGTTCGCCAACATTGCCGTCAGCGTCCTGCTCGGACTGGGCGCGGTGCTGCTGGGACAACGGATCGCGGGGCTGGTATGA
- the crcB gene encoding fluoride efflux transporter CrcB: MARPDYRELAAIFAGGALGSLARAALATLAVPDPGRWPWPTFVVNIVGAFLVGYLTTRLLERLPLSSYRRPLLGTGLCGGLTTFSTMQVETVRMVEHGHWVLALTYTVVSIALGLVAVYLATALVRRVRIR, translated from the coding sequence GTGGCACGGCCTGACTATCGCGAGTTGGCGGCCATCTTCGCCGGCGGTGCGCTCGGCTCGCTGGCCCGGGCCGCCCTGGCCACGCTCGCCGTCCCCGATCCGGGGCGATGGCCGTGGCCGACCTTCGTGGTCAATATCGTCGGCGCTTTCCTGGTCGGCTACTTGACCACCCGACTGCTGGAACGGCTGCCGTTGTCGAGCTACCGGCGCCCGCTGCTGGGAACCGGATTGTGCGGTGGCTTAACCACTTTCTCCACCATGCAGGTCGAAACCGTCAGGATGGTCGAACACGGTCACTGGGTGCTGGCCCTCACCTACACCGTCGTCAGCATCGCGCTGGGACTCGTGGCGGTATACCTGGCCACCGCCCTGGTACGCCGGGTGCGCATCCGATGA